Sequence from the Ruminococcaceae bacterium KH2T8 genome:
GATGTGTACAATATTTCTATCAACGGAGATATGCTGATACTGGCATACCCGGATCAACCTGATCAATTATTCGGATACATCAGGCAGCATTAAGATCCGCTTCATTGTTAATGTGTTCTTCTGTCTGAAGCCACCTCATAAGCGGTATACTCATGATCGAATTCATAGCCGAATCTCTTAGATAGCTGTACCGAATTCATATCATGGGCATCCCAGCTCGGGTAAAGTCCTTCTTCGAGACAAGATGAGATCAATGAAGCGAGGACAACGGTAGCAAGCCCCTTGCGGCGTTCGTCAGGAACGGTATCAACTTCGATCTCTATGCCTTCATTGTATCGGGTATAAGAAGATGCGCCGGATACTATCTTTCCGTCTTTAAGGATCACCATTCCGCGTCCAATTTCCAGATACTTTTCCTTGCTCTCAAAAGCAGATACAAAGTCAGCCGTCACGGGATCAGTCATGCACAGGTCGTAGATATCGGAGTCTATCTTTTTGAGCTCATATCCTTCGGGTAATCCTGCTGCCATTTTGGCCAGATCATCCTTGTCAAATATCGTATCTTTTTTGATGGCATAGCGGGTGATCTTTCGCGCATCGGGAAAACAATCCTCGATAAGAGCAGCCCATCCGTCGTTTTGAGGGGTCATGATCACAAAACCGTCAGGCTTATTGATCACCAGTTCTCTGTCCGGCTCTCCCGCATAAAAAGCAAAGCATCCGACGAAAGCCATCGCTGATACCGGAGAGTCCTGATCGGTTACGTATATCTTTCCCATGACTCTCTGAAGGCATGAGTAGATCAGGGTCTCGTTCCAACCTTCAAAGATTGCTTCAACTTTTGATGTGTCTTTCAGCTCATATACCATGGCTATATCATCTTACGGTTTCTCGAGATATTCAACTATCGGCTCGATGTATTTGATATCCGAGATATCGTATGAAGTAGCGATCATCTTCGTCATGATCTTTTCTTCCTCGGTCTGATCCTTCTTTTTCTTGAGAGCAGATACGAACATCTTCATGGCAAGCTTTGAAGGACCGTTCATCTTCTCGTAGTTAAATCCGCCCTGGCAGTAAAAAGGTCTTATATATTTTCGCTGCTCATCCGTGAGCATCTTCTTTAGTGTGACCTCAACATCGGGGTTGTCGTTTGGGCTTCCGCCTACGCAGAAGACGGCAAGTCTCTTGTCCTGCCATGAGGCGGCCTTATTAAGGAACCACTTTACCTTTACGGTGCTGCCTGCCATGAGCCATCCGCCGTATACGATCGCCTGATAGTCGGCGAAGAAGCTGTCGCTCTTCTTTTGCGCATCCTTGAGTTCAAGGATGTCGCCGGATGTCTTTTCTGCGATCCATTCTGCATACTTCTTGGTAAACCCTGTCTGTGATGTGTAGATTACTAATGTCTTCATAGTTCGCTGAGATTCCTTTCCATCTTCATTATCGTCTGTATGGTAGTGATCAGGTCTTTCTCGTCTACACCTTCGAAGATGCGGCCGATGATGTACTGACTCTGCTTTCCGTTGTTGTCGTTTTCCTCCAGGAAATCCCTGCAGCTGTCAGTTACGAGTATCCTCTGCTTTCGCTTGTCGTTCGGGTCAGTGATGAATGACACGAAGCCCTTCTTTTCGAGCTTCAAAAGGATCTGTTTTACGTTCTGGTGCGAGCTGCCCATGACATCCGAAAGTTCATTCAGCGTCGGAGGTTCCTTGCAGAGGTTGATACAGATGATCGCGAAGAACTGCTTCCACGTGATCTCCCTGAAGAAAGCATCCGCCGCAGCCTGATATCGGTTATCGAAAGCGCTCAGGAGGCCGAGCAGGAATGCCTGAGGCGGCATGTCTCCAAACTCGACATTATTCATATGCATCTTCTTGTCGTAATCCATCGTCTGACTCCTTTGATCAAAATGTGTAACATATTACCTTTTGCAAACAATGTAACATGTTACATAAATTTCGTCAACAGCTGAAGCGCGTTATTTTGCCCGTTATCAGATTTTCCTCATATTTTTATATATAAGGGGGCTGTTTTTTTATTCGGATTGGAGTTATAGTTTCCTGAGAGAGAATTCAGATAGTATGCGATAAAGAAGATCGGCGTATAAAGATAAGGGGTAACAACGGATGAAGAAGAGCGGAAATGCCGGAGGTAGGAATACCGGCATTGCTAGGTCCGGAGTAAGGTCTGTAGGGCCTTATTCATACGGTAACACGGGAAGTCAGGTTCAGGAGCCTGCGCCCGCGTATAGCGGATGTTACACTTCTTACAGGAGCAGAGTCAGACAAAAGAGGCAGAAGAAGCTTCGAAAGCTTGCCGTCATTGCTGCGGCTGCTGTCCTGGTCGTTACCCTTATAGTTCTCTTTTTTGCAGGCGTATTCCAAAAGCGTTATGAGGTCACATTGGCTGACGGAAGTGTAGCCAAGATGACACGTAATGAGCTGATAGCAGAACTTACCGTGGATGTATTCCCTGAAGGCATCATCATCAACGGGATCGATGTAAGCGGGATGACCAAAGAGGAGGCACTGGCAGCCATCAAGGCCAATAAGCCCGAGCGTCCTTTGGAGATCAATGTCACGCTTTCACTTGACGGACGAGAGTATCCCATGGATCTGAGCTCGCTTCCCATAGACGTAAACGATGCTGAAGTAGTCGATAAGGCTTTCAACAATTTGATCCCCAAGGGCGAAGAAACACCTGAGGATCTCGTTGCCATGTTCAATGCAAAGGAAGCCCTCAAGAACACTCCCGCAACGTATCAGACTGCATATACGCCCAATACTGCAGATATATCCACGCAGGTTCACGGTGTTCTCGATCCTCTCGATCGCGAGGCTGTGGATGCCGTTATCACCGGTTTTGATCCCGCGACATGTCAGTTCGAATATACCGATTCACAGACCGGTTACGATATCGATATCGATAAGGCCGTAAGTGACGTTAAGGCACTTCTTGACGGCGGAACGTATATCGGAACCGTTGAGATCGATGCAGCGATAACAGAGCCTTCTCTCACATCGTCCATGATCGAGAATGAGTTCGGCCTCATATCTTCCACATCGTCTTCAACGAGTACATCCAGTTCCGCAAGAGCCAATAATGTTGCTACTGCCGCATCTTCCATCAACGGACTGATAATCCCTGCGGGAGGATCCTTCTCCTTTAACGGAACGGTCGGTGAGAGAACTGCTGCCAACGGATATCAGGAGGCAGGTGTCATCGTAGAGGGTGCTACGGAGCAGGGCTACGGCGGCGGTGTTTGTCAGGTAAGCACCATGGTATACGAATCAGCCGTTAAGGCGGATCTTCAGATCGACGAAAGACATCCTCATCAGTGGCCGGCCAAGTATGCGGACGACGGATGTGATGCTGCAGTCGACTGGGGCTCTCAGGATTTAAGGTTCACCAATAACAGCGGCTATCCTATCGTAATAAGCGCATATCATGACTATTCCTCCATGAGGATCTCGGTTGCCATCTACGGACATAAGCTCGCTAACGGCGAGTACATTACTTTCTCGGGCGACAGTGTCGATACCGCGGATTTCCAGACTACTTACGTTCAGAATACGGAGCTGCCCGTCGGCCAGACCAATACGACGAGGACCGGTCATAACGCAAAGACTGCAACTTCATATAAGGTCAGATACGACGCAAACGGCAACGAGATCTCCAGACAGACTTTCACGACATACTATAATGTGATCAACGAGGAGATCGAAGTCGGCACACTCCAGGCTGATGGTACACAGGCTTCTTTCGATCCAACAACAGGAAGCGTGGCTGCTTCCGAAACTTCCGATACGTCTGATACGTCTGATACGGATATCGTAGATGATTCTTCTGACTGGGAATGGGAAGATGATGAAGATGTATATTATGATGATGACGATTGGGACGATACCCGGGATTACGAAGACGATTACTGACATTGACTGAATATGTGATAAGATGGCAGAGATATTAAATATTCCATCCGATTACGATCTTGTCTGCTTTCTTCTGATAGGTATCGCCGAGGATGAGGCGGTTACTCCCAAGAAGAAGGCTTTCGAAGAGCGGGCATGGTTTAATTCTTTTCCTGCTGAACGGGGATGAGGAGAATAGAGGGGAATAATATGGAGATCATTAAGGGACATATCTGCCCGACATGCGGCGGCGTACTGGATATAGATCTGGAGCGTCAGATGTATATCTGTTCTTATTGCGGAGTTACTTTCGATTACGAATACTTTCGCGAAGAGGAAATGATGGAGCATGCCTATAAGATGCTCAAGAGCTCTCAGTTCGTAGCTGCAGCAGATGAGTTTGATTTCCTTCTTACGAAGGATCCTCATGATATTAGTGCTATAAAGGGAGCAGTGATGGCGGCAGCATGTATCCCGGAGATCAGAAGCCTTTCGGATGAAAAGGTAGTCATTACCGTTGATCCCAAGGCCGGCCGAAGGGCGTGTACCGGGTTCAGTGAGGGTCTTGATAATGAGGGGAAAGCTTATTTTGTAAAATTCGAAAAACTCCTCGAACTCATCCTTTCGTACCAGGAAGATGATGCATCCGTAAAGGATCTTACCGTGAAGAGGAAGCGTGATTATGTTCACCTCAACAGGATCTATAAGGATATGTATGAGATAGAAGATCGCACTATCATAGCATATGATCCCGATGCCGTTAAGAAGTATAATATCGAGAAGGCGAAGATCGATAAGATGTCAGATGAGATCAGGAGACGGGAAGACAATATGGAAGCTGCCATCAAGGAGATCCGTCATCTGATCAGGGAGCTGTGATCCGTTTTTGTGAATAAAAAAGCCACCGCTACGCTAAGTAACAGTGGCAGTAAGATCGATCATCTGTCAGGCGACGACCGTGCATGTAGCTGATATAATCAGTCCTCTGTGCACTGCTTGCCCGCATCGTCAAACATGGAACAGGATGTCATTCCCAAT
This genomic interval carries:
- a CDS encoding GNAT acetyltransferase is translated as MVYELKDTSKVEAIFEGWNETLIYSCLQRVMGKIYVTDQDSPVSAMAFVGCFAFYAGEPDRELVINKPDGFVIMTPQNDGWAALIEDCFPDARKITRYAIKKDTIFDKDDLAKMAAGLPEGYELKKIDSDIYDLCMTDPVTADFVSAFESKEKYLEIGRGMVILKDGKIVSGASSYTRYNEGIEIEVDTVPDERRKGLATVVLASLISSCLEEGLYPSWDAHDMNSVQLSKRFGYEFDHEYTAYEVASDRRTH
- a CDS encoding DNA-binding transcriptional regulator, MarR family, translating into MDYDKKMHMNNVEFGDMPPQAFLLGLLSAFDNRYQAAADAFFREITWKQFFAIICINLCKEPPTLNELSDVMGSSHQNVKQILLKLEKKGFVSFITDPNDKRKQRILVTDSCRDFLEENDNNGKQSQYIIGRIFEGVDEKDLITTIQTIMKMERNLSEL
- a CDS encoding Protoporphyrinogen IX oxidase, menaquinone-dependent (flavodoxin domain); translation: MKTLVIYTSQTGFTKKYAEWIAEKTSGDILELKDAQKKSDSFFADYQAIVYGGWLMAGSTVKVKWFLNKAASWQDKRLAVFCVGGSPNDNPDVEVTLKKMLTDEQRKYIRPFYCQGGFNYEKMNGPSKLAMKMFVSALKKKKDQTEEEKIMTKMIATSYDISDIKYIEPIVEYLEKP
- a CDS encoding Vancomycin resistance protein YoaR, contains peptidoglycan-binding and VanW domains, giving the protein MKKSGNAGGRNTGIARSGVRSVGPYSYGNTGSQVQEPAPAYSGCYTSYRSRVRQKRQKKLRKLAVIAAAAVLVVTLIVLFFAGVFQKRYEVTLADGSVAKMTRNELIAELTVDVFPEGIIINGIDVSGMTKEEALAAIKANKPERPLEINVTLSLDGREYPMDLSSLPIDVNDAEVVDKAFNNLIPKGEETPEDLVAMFNAKEALKNTPATYQTAYTPNTADISTQVHGVLDPLDREAVDAVITGFDPATCQFEYTDSQTGYDIDIDKAVSDVKALLDGGTYIGTVEIDAAITEPSLTSSMIENEFGLISSTSSSTSTSSSARANNVATAASSINGLIIPAGGSFSFNGTVGERTAANGYQEAGVIVEGATEQGYGGGVCQVSTMVYESAVKADLQIDERHPHQWPAKYADDGCDAAVDWGSQDLRFTNNSGYPIVISAYHDYSSMRISVAIYGHKLANGEYITFSGDSVDTADFQTTYVQNTELPVGQTNTTRTGHNAKTATSYKVRYDANGNEISRQTFTTYYNVINEEIEVGTLQADGTQASFDPTTGSVAASETSDTSDTSDTDIVDDSSDWEWEDDEDVYYDDDDWDDTRDYEDDY